The Actinomadura graeca nucleotide sequence TCAGGGACTCCAGCAGATAGCCGGTCGCGGGTGCCGCCTCGGCGATGCCCGGCAGCGCCCGCAGCACCGCGAAGTTGGTCAAGGGCGCGTTGGACGCGACGCGTCCGGCGAGCTCCAGCGCCTTGGACAACCCTTCGCCCTCGCCCACGAGGTAGTGCGACAGCCCGATCGCCTGGCCCTGTTCGGCGTCGTGGACCCGGCCGGTCAGCATCATGTCGGCCACCCTGTGCGCGCCGATCAGCCGGGGCAGACGCACCGAGCCGCCGCCTCCCACGAACAGCCCGCGCTGCCCCTCGGGCAGCGCGTAGAACGCCGTCGGCTCGGCCACCCGGAGATGCGCGGCCGCCGCCAGTTCCAGGCCACCGCCGACGACCGCGCCCTTCAGCACGGCCAGCACGGGGACCGGGCTCTGCTCGATCCGGTCCAGGACCCGGTGCCACATGAGTGAGTGCTCCAGCGCCTCCTCGGTCGAACGCCCGGTCAGCTCGGCCAGATCCAGCCCCGCCGAGAAGTGCCCGCCGTCCGCGGCCAGCACGATCGCGCGGGCGTGCGGCGGTGGCGCGGCGAAGAACCCCTCCACCGCCAGCAGCGTCGCGTCGTCGAGGGCGTTGCGCTTGGCCGCCCGGCAGATCCTCAGGACCGCCGTCTCGCCGTGCTCGTCAACCAGTGTCGTCGTCAAACGGACCTCCGATGGCCAGGACGTAATACTCGGCAAAAATCTAGCAACAGTCAAGAAGGTGCCGAATATAGGCGGTGGCGTCACCGGCGCACGAGCCGTGGGGGACGGCCTGCATCCCGCGCTGCGGCAGGCGGCTCAGGGGACCTCGATCAGCGTGATCGTGCGGTCGGCGATATCCCGTGCCGCGGCCTGGTACCGGTCGCGCAGCGCGGAGAGCAGCTCCTGCGCGCGGATCGCGGGCCACTCGGCCGGCAGGTGGCACAACGGGATGCGCGGGTCCACCCGGACCAGGTCGAGCCACTCGGTGGCCAGGAGCAGATAGCGGATCAGGTCGTCGGCGGCCTCGGGCGCGGGCGCGGGCCGGTCCCAGCGGTCCAGCCAGGCCCGGTAGCCGGCGGCGATCGCGTCCAGGTCGAACGCGTCCCGGATCATGCCCGCCTCGTCGGTGGGCGCGACGGCGGGCCCGTCGAAGACCCTGACGTGCGCGTCCAGGCCGAGGTCGGCGGTCACCTCCGTGACGTCCACCCGGGCGGGCGAAATCCACAGGCCGTTGCCGACGGGGCCGAACCCGGCCCAGGTGAGCCGCGAGCGCAGTTCGTGCCGACGGCTCTGCCACGATTCCGGCAGCGAGAACGCCAGGACGGTCCAGTGGCCGTCCCAGTCGTCATTGACCACGCTGCGCCGCCAGACCCGCTCTTCCCCGTCGGCCAGGATCCGGCGGGACCGCTCGGTGAGCCCGAAGAACATGCGGCGGCCGTCCCGGTAGCGGGCCAGCAGGTCACGCGCCACCATCCGGGCCAGCGTGGAGCGGACGGCGTGCTCGCCGACCCCGAGCCGCCCCAGCACCTCGATGAAGCTCCCGGAGAACACCGCGACCTCGCGTCCGAGCACGTAGTTGCCCAGGAACGTCAGCGTCAGCGACTGCGGACGCACCTTGGGAGCGCCGACCTCCACGGCCTCGGACGCGGTTTCGGACACGGGCAGATCCTCCCACAGCCAAAGCCCATCAGACCGTTCACCACGGTCGACCGCGGGCCCGATCCGCGATCACCGCCATGAGCGCCGGTCAAGCCCGCGGACACACGAATTCTTCACGGTATGACCTTTTGGCGACCGCCCCCATCAGTGATTTCATCCGCGTACATAACCGGGGACTT carries:
- a CDS encoding crotonase/enoyl-CoA hydratase family protein produces the protein MTTTLVDEHGETAVLRICRAAKRNALDDATLLAVEGFFAAPPPHARAIVLAADGGHFSAGLDLAELTGRSTEEALEHSLMWHRVLDRIEQSPVPVLAVLKGAVVGGGLELAAAAHLRVAEPTAFYALPEGQRGLFVGGGGSVRLPRLIGAHRVADMMLTGRVHDAEQGQAIGLSHYLVGEGEGLSKALELAGRVASNAPLTNFAVLRALPGIAEAAPATGYLLESLMAAVAASSDDAKARTRAFLEHRAAKVAR
- a CDS encoding PaaX family transcriptional regulator C-terminal domain-containing protein; translated protein: MSETASEAVEVGAPKVRPQSLTLTFLGNYVLGREVAVFSGSFIEVLGRLGVGEHAVRSTLARMVARDLLARYRDGRRMFFGLTERSRRILADGEERVWRRSVVNDDWDGHWTVLAFSLPESWQSRRHELRSRLTWAGFGPVGNGLWISPARVDVTEVTADLGLDAHVRVFDGPAVAPTDEAGMIRDAFDLDAIAAGYRAWLDRWDRPAPAPEAADDLIRYLLLATEWLDLVRVDPRIPLCHLPAEWPAIRAQELLSALRDRYQAAARDIADRTITLIEVP